From a region of the Helianthus annuus cultivar XRQ/B chromosome 5, HanXRQr2.0-SUNRISE, whole genome shotgun sequence genome:
- the LOC118492076 gene encoding replication protein A 70 kDa DNA-binding subunit B-like has protein sequence MDSIYLSLWDSYADRILEHWENREQHGVIVVILQFATLKYFGRFGYVNSCFNVSKLFINSDVDEMTSFRNRLITNFAASSCSSQSSRLSGIFLSLYDEYVVRSDFNNITEVNLNQAKYVVVGTVQKISEDLPWYYFACKACNKKVFQKVNNDTPTVGVLVDEEEVYECKTATCKDTVIQYTQRLKIPLTVQDSSGTVSLTLFDRDACRILKTTAANLIEKHVAGGDKGLYPDEFEALLGKKFAFKIDISEFNIENNFWFFGVSKLTDDEDIIFELEKKANNIEVEKSASLNNRFTDMDSEDTVNLNDDNSTDVIMGVTVGTKSNEDVKSKVATESMDDNVITPLAKNLDDTAMASKPFGLRSLRGKPKNMLSRKTWLRVMMLMKMEKCQPPNQLNLGNQLS, from the exons ATGGATTCAATATACCTGTCTTTGTGGGATTCTTATGCTGATCGGATTTTAGAGCACTGGGAAAACAGAGAACAACATGGTGTTATTGTTGTCATTCTGCAGTTTGCTACACTGAAGTACTTTGGTCGTTTTGGTTATGTTAACAGCTGTTTCAATGTTTCAAAGCTTTTCATCAATTCTGATGTTGATGAAATGACTTCTTTTCGTAACAG GCTTATTACAAACTTTGCTGCTTCTTCATGTTCGAGTCAATCTTCTCGGCTTTCTGGAATATTTTTGTCATTGTATGATGAGTATGTTGTTAGATCTGATTTCAACAACATAACTGAAGTAAATCTCAATCAG GCCAAGTATGTTGTTGTTGGTACTGTTCAAAAGATATCCGAAGATTTGCCATGGTATTATTTTGCTTGTAAAGCTTGTAACAAGAAGGTTTTCCAAAAAGTTAATAATGATACACCTACGGTTGGTGTCTTGGTTGATGAAGAAGAGGTTTATGAGTGCAAAACGGCAACTTGCAAGGACACTGTGATTCAATATACTCAAAG GCTTAAAATTCCATTGACTGTTCAAGATTCAAGTGGAACTGTGTCATTGACATTGTTTGACAGAGATGCTTGCCGAATTCTAAAAACAACTGCAGCTAACTTAATTGAGAAACATGTTGCT GGTGGTGATAAGGGTCTCTATCCTGACGAGTTTGAAGCTCTTTTGGGGAAAAAATTTGCATTTAAGATTGATATAAGTGAGTTCAACATTGAAAACAACTTTTGGTTTTTTGGTGTTTCTAAATTGACTGATGATGAGGATATCATATTTGAGCTTGAGAAGAAAGCAAACAACATTGAG GTGGAAAAGTCTGCTTCTTTGAACAACAggttcactgatatggattcagaAGATACTGTTAACCTGAAT GATGATAACTCCACTGATGTTATTATGGGAGTCACTGTTGGTACCAAATCAAACGAAGACGTCAAATCGAAG GTTGCTACTGAGTCCATGGATGATAATGTCATCACCCCTTTGGCCAAAAATTTGGATGACACTGCCATGGCAAGTAAGCCATTTGGCCTGCGATCTTTAAGAGGAAAACCAAAAAACATGCTTTCAAGAAAAACTTGGTTGAGAGTTATGATGTTGATGAAAATGGAGAAATGTCAACCACCAAACCAGTTAAACCTGGGAAACCAACTCTCCTAA